The Streptomyces durmitorensis genome contains the following window.
AGGGTGGTGTGCAGCATCGGCAGGCTCGCCGACCAGAAGGGCGTCGACATGCTCGTCGACACCTGGGCGCTCGTGGCCCCGCAGCGCCCCGACTGGACGCTGCGGATCTACGGAGCGGGCGCGGACGAGGCCGACCTCAGGCGGCAGTGCACGCGCCTGGGTCTTGACGGTTCGGTTGAGTGGCGGGGGCGGACCAGCGATGTGCCGGGTGTGCTCGCCGAGAGCTCCCTGTTCGTGCAGTCCTCGCGCGGCGAGGGCTTCCCGCTCGCCCTGATGGAGGCCATGGCGAGCGCGGTGCCGTGCGCGGCCTTCGACTGCGCACCCGGCGTACGCGAGATCGTGCGCCACGGCGAGGACGGCCTGCTCGCCCCCGCCGGTGACATCGAGGCCCTCGCCGACCGCCTCCTGCGCCTCACCGGCAACCCGCGGCTGCGGGACGCGATGGGGGAGCGGGCCCGGATGAACGTGCAGCGGTTCTCCGAGGCGCGGGTGCTGTCGCGCTGGGAGCAGTTGTTCGAGTTGCTGGAGCGTTGAGCGCTGTGCCGTTGCGGTGATGGAACTGCGCGCCGGTGGGGGCTGGTCGCGCAGCTCCCCGCGCCCCTTACGGGGCCTGCCGCCCCGAGCGCGCGAGCAGCGACGACAGCAGGCCCCTGGCCCGGCTTCCGGCGCCGGCAGGGGGCGTGGCGGGGGCGGTCGGCTCAGGGGCGGCCTCGTCCGCGTACCGCGACACCGGCTGCTCCGGCGACTTCGCCTTCTTGCCGCTGATCCGGATCATCGGGAAGCCCGCGACCTCCTCGGCGCCGTGCCACATGTCGTCGCGCCCCTTGAGGAACGCGGCGAGATCGGCGTGGATCGCGTCGTAGTCGCCCCACGTCCCGTAGAACTTGGTGGCCGTGATGCACAGCGGCTTGAGCCCGCTCGCCACCGCGCCCCAGGTCGCCGCGGCCACGCCCGGACAGTGCTCGGCGCGGAAGTCGTCGAGCACGACGATCCCGTCCTGCCCGAGCACCTCCCGGGCCGCCGCGATGTCCGCGTGCACGTGCTCGTACAGGTGCGAGGCGTCGATGTGCACGAAGCGGCAGCTGTCCGCCGCCACGTGCGCGGTGATCCCGGACGACGGCTCCTGGACGATCTGCGGCAGACCGTCGTGGAAGGAGCGGTAGTTGGCCTCGAAGGCGCGGCGCGTGAGCGTGGCGTACGAGCGGCCCATCTCGGCGGAGTTGGCCTCGTCGGGGGCGGGCGAGTCGAAGAGGTCGCAGACCGTGAAGGTCTCCTCCGCGCGCAGATACGCACCCATGAAGATGGCGCTCTTGCCCAGATACGCGCCGAGCTCAAGGAGGTCACCCCGCTGGCTCCGCTCCAGCTGCCGGCTCAGGATCCAGTCGAAGAGCACCTGGTCGACCGGATGGAACCACCCCTTCACATCGGAGAGCCTGCCCGGCCGCGGCAGCTGACCGGAGTCCTGGCCGGTGGCGGTCGCGGTGGCGGTCGCGGACGGGGTGGCTGAAGCGTTCTGCATATCTGGTCCCGGGGATGGGGGAAGGAGGACAGTGCGGCGGACGCGCAGGGCCGTCAGAAGCACGGTTCGTTCGCTAGTAGCGGGGAGTGGGCCGGGAGACGTCGGCCCGCGGCAGCGGCTCGTCCACCGCCCCCGCGGCCGGCGCCGGGTGCCGGTCCGCCAGTGGCGCCACAGACGGTAGACCCCCTGCCTCACCGAGCACCACAT
Protein-coding sequences here:
- a CDS encoding class I SAM-dependent methyltransferase — its product is MQNASATPSATATATATGQDSGQLPRPGRLSDVKGWFHPVDQVLFDWILSRQLERSQRGDLLELGAYLGKSAIFMGAYLRAEETFTVCDLFDSPAPDEANSAEMGRSYATLTRRAFEANYRSFHDGLPQIVQEPSSGITAHVAADSCRFVHIDASHLYEHVHADIAAAREVLGQDGIVVLDDFRAEHCPGVAAATWGAVASGLKPLCITATKFYGTWGDYDAIHADLAAFLKGRDDMWHGAEEVAGFPMIRISGKKAKSPEQPVSRYADEAAPEPTAPATPPAGAGSRARGLLSSLLARSGRQAP